From the genome of Streptomyces sp. NBC_01116, one region includes:
- a CDS encoding alpha/beta fold hydrolase, whose amino-acid sequence MTVFILVAGAFTGPHVWRETAALLTADGAEVRTVALTALGGRPGGPGEAVDLETHVADVLAVIDAVVAEPGREIVLVGHDYGIHPVLGAADRRTGAIARIVYLDAGMPRDGAPALAAVPDPGVREEVMELAAGSGVRGAGGELPPPARDAWSRWGSTAGLSAATLDGLTALAAPQPLGTLLQPLRLTGAVADVPVTGVLCTGNGPGVEMLQIMVDVGDPALRSLAEARVPFLELPTGHWPMLSCPAALAETLIEAASGGGRRLAPADDFRTPAHLRPFLLDVPERPRERTGNTDLYLPDGPGPHPAVVFVHGGPVPAAARPTPRDWPALTGYARRVAGHGAVGVVLDHRLHAVTDYEVAAADVADAVERVRADPRVDADRIALWFFSGGGPLAADWLTDPPRWLRCVAANYPILSPLPSWGLGATRFHPVRAVSRAGRLPVVLVRAERENAEIAATVEEFLTEAARCGANVEVVDVPEGRHGFETLDPTDGAREAVHRAVAAVLARLKG is encoded by the coding sequence ATGACCGTATTCATCCTGGTGGCCGGGGCGTTCACCGGACCGCACGTGTGGCGGGAGACCGCCGCCCTGCTGACCGCGGACGGCGCCGAGGTGCGAACCGTGGCGCTCACCGCGCTCGGCGGACGCCCCGGAGGTCCCGGCGAGGCCGTCGACCTGGAGACCCATGTCGCGGACGTGCTCGCGGTGATCGACGCGGTGGTCGCGGAGCCCGGCCGGGAGATCGTGCTCGTCGGCCACGACTACGGCATCCACCCGGTGCTCGGCGCGGCCGACCGGAGGACCGGGGCGATCGCCCGGATCGTCTACCTGGACGCCGGCATGCCGCGTGACGGAGCACCCGCCCTGGCCGCCGTGCCCGACCCAGGGGTGCGCGAGGAGGTGATGGAGCTCGCCGCCGGAAGCGGTGTGAGAGGCGCCGGCGGCGAGCTTCCGCCCCCGGCCCGGGACGCGTGGTCCCGGTGGGGGAGCACCGCGGGGCTCTCCGCGGCGACGCTCGACGGGCTCACCGCTCTCGCGGCGCCGCAGCCGCTGGGCACGCTGCTCCAACCGCTGCGGCTCACCGGAGCCGTGGCCGACGTGCCCGTGACCGGGGTGCTGTGCACCGGCAACGGGCCGGGTGTCGAGATGCTCCAGATCATGGTGGACGTCGGCGATCCGGCCCTCCGGTCCCTGGCCGAGGCCCGGGTGCCCTTCCTCGAACTGCCTACCGGCCACTGGCCGATGCTGTCCTGCCCCGCAGCGCTGGCCGAGACCCTGATCGAGGCTGCGTCCGGCGGAGGGCGCCGACTGGCCCCCGCCGACGACTTCCGTACCCCCGCCCATCTACGGCCGTTCCTCCTCGACGTGCCCGAAAGGCCCCGCGAGCGGACCGGCAACACCGACCTGTACCTGCCGGACGGTCCGGGCCCGCACCCGGCCGTGGTGTTCGTGCACGGCGGACCGGTGCCCGCCGCGGCGCGGCCCACGCCCCGGGACTGGCCGGCCCTGACGGGATACGCGCGCCGTGTCGCGGGGCACGGGGCCGTGGGCGTGGTGCTGGACCACCGCCTGCACGCCGTCACCGACTACGAGGTGGCCGCCGCGGACGTGGCCGACGCGGTGGAGCGGGTGCGCGCCGATCCACGGGTGGACGCGGACCGGATCGCCCTGTGGTTCTTCTCGGGCGGGGGACCGCTCGCGGCGGACTGGCTGACGGACCCGCCGCGGTGGCTGCGCTGCGTGGCAGCGAACTACCCGATCCTGTCGCCGCTGCCGAGTTGGGGGCTGGGCGCCACCCGGTTCCACCCGGTCCGGGCGGTCTCCCGGGCCGGTCGGCTGCCCGTCGTGCTGGTGCGGGCGGAACGCGAGAACGCCGAGATCGCCGCGACCGTCGAGGAGTTCCTCACCGAGGCCGCCCGCTGCGGAGCGAACGTCGAGGTCGTCGACGTACCGGAGGGACGCCACGGCTTCGAGACCCTCGATCCGACCGACGGGGCGCGCGAGGCCGTGCACCGAGCGGTGGCCGCGGTGCTGGCCCGCTTGAAGGGGTGA
- a CDS encoding MerR family transcriptional regulator, whose protein sequence is MFSSYDGLCTIGELAGHTGVSVRTVRFYSDRGLLPEASRSAGGHRRYAPEAVERLRMIRALRGLDLPVAEVRRILDEQDARDAGAGEGGALEDAVAGRLRALGSELAALRWREAALRLVQESPPAERPARLRLVGAVAAPPSTASLARFWRAWLPARMPARSVTAFLEAAVPDLPDDPRPAQVLAFARLHAYVTRPCDGGGGRYQPRAHGVAGARASAVLYAGLAEAYDLAGGELRRDAEPGPGEALDGFVDAYASTYGTSDTAAFRHVLAGRLADDPRIDRYWELTAEVISAPGGRPEPTPGSAHDWLLASLQAQLEAVDGVDVREGAASEAPSPGSEAPGGARAVSPR, encoded by the coding sequence GTGTTCTCGTCGTACGACGGTCTGTGCACCATCGGCGAACTGGCCGGGCACACGGGTGTGAGCGTCAGGACCGTCCGCTTCTATTCGGACCGAGGGCTGCTCCCGGAGGCGTCCCGCAGTGCCGGCGGACACCGCAGATACGCCCCGGAGGCCGTGGAGCGGCTGCGGATGATCCGCGCCCTGCGCGGCCTCGACCTGCCGGTTGCCGAGGTGCGGCGCATCCTCGACGAGCAGGACGCGCGGGACGCCGGGGCCGGGGAGGGCGGTGCGTTGGAGGATGCCGTGGCCGGCCGGCTGCGCGCCCTGGGCTCCGAACTCGCCGCGCTGCGCTGGCGGGAGGCCGCGCTCAGGCTGGTGCAGGAGAGCCCGCCGGCCGAACGGCCCGCCCGGCTGCGGCTGGTCGGTGCGGTCGCCGCCCCGCCGAGCACCGCCTCGCTGGCCCGCTTCTGGCGCGCGTGGCTGCCGGCCCGTATGCCCGCCCGGTCGGTCACGGCGTTCCTGGAGGCGGCGGTGCCGGATCTGCCCGACGACCCGCGGCCGGCCCAGGTCCTCGCCTTCGCACGGCTGCACGCCTACGTGACCCGTCCCTGCGACGGCGGGGGCGGCCGCTACCAGCCGCGGGCGCACGGCGTCGCGGGAGCCCGCGCGTCGGCCGTGCTGTACGCGGGTCTCGCCGAGGCGTACGACCTGGCGGGCGGGGAGCTGCGCCGCGATGCGGAACCGGGCCCCGGGGAGGCGCTGGACGGGTTCGTGGACGCGTACGCGAGCACGTACGGCACCTCCGACACGGCCGCCTTCCGCCATGTGCTGGCCGGACGGCTCGCGGACGATCCGCGCATCGACCGCTACTGGGAGCTGACGGCCGAGGTGATCAGCGCCCCCGGCGGCCGGCCCGAGCCGACTCCGGGCTCCGCGCACGACTGGCTCCTCGCCTCCCTGCAAGCGCAGTTGGAGGCGGTGGACGGCGTCGACGTGCGGGAGGGGGCCGCTTCCGAGGCGCCCTCGCCCGGATCGGAGGCGCCGGGCGGTGCGCGGGCCGTGTCACCCCGGTGA
- a CDS encoding LysR family transcriptional regulator has translation MWENESLRLLVTVAGTGSFTRAAARLDYTQSAVSRRIAALEKRAGGPLFVRLPRGVRLTPAGRVLHRHAVDVLDRLARAERDLAVLHAGDGGPLHTGAFATASIALLPTALRALKDARPGIEVVAAEGPTGTLMRQLADGTLDLAVVSDYPYGLPSAEGITTTVLCEDELLVALPRRHPLAGAEAVDLYELRDETWIQSAYGDRPTMLADACARAGFTPQSVMRIGGWAGKFGYAVAGLGVALVPSLAAPAVPGGLVLRPLTDPALRRTVHVALPDTPLAAALVLREFLHTAVAEREPSRSPG, from the coding sequence ATGTGGGAGAACGAATCGCTCCGGTTGCTCGTCACCGTGGCCGGGACCGGATCGTTCACGCGGGCGGCGGCCCGGCTCGACTACACGCAGTCCGCGGTGTCCCGTCGGATCGCCGCGCTGGAGAAGCGGGCGGGCGGACCGCTGTTCGTACGCCTCCCGCGAGGTGTACGGCTCACTCCCGCCGGGCGGGTGCTGCACCGGCACGCAGTGGACGTGCTCGACCGCCTGGCCCGGGCCGAGCGGGACCTCGCCGTGCTGCACGCCGGAGACGGCGGCCCGCTGCACACGGGTGCGTTCGCCACCGCGAGCATCGCCCTCCTGCCGACCGCGCTGCGAGCCCTCAAGGACGCCCGACCGGGGATCGAGGTGGTGGCGGCCGAAGGCCCGACCGGCACGCTGATGCGGCAACTCGCCGACGGCACGCTGGACCTTGCCGTCGTGAGCGACTACCCCTACGGCCTGCCCTCCGCCGAGGGGATCACGACCACCGTGCTGTGCGAGGACGAACTGCTCGTCGCCCTCCCGCGCCGCCATCCCCTGGCCGGGGCCGAAGCCGTCGACCTGTACGAACTCCGCGACGAGACCTGGATCCAGAGCGCGTACGGCGACCGCCCCACGATGCTGGCCGACGCCTGCGCCCGAGCGGGCTTCACCCCGCAGAGCGTCATGCGGATCGGCGGATGGGCGGGCAAGTTCGGCTACGCGGTCGCCGGCCTCGGCGTGGCCCTGGTCCCCTCGCTGGCGGCGCCGGCGGTCCCCGGCGGACTCGTGCTGCGCCCCCTCACCGACCCCGCCCTGCGCCGGACCGTGCACGTGGCGCTGCCCGACACGCCGCTCGCGGCGGCTCTGGTCCTGCGGGAGTTCCTGCACACGGCGGTCGCGGAGCGCGAACCGTCCCGCTCACCGGGGTGA
- a CDS encoding TetR/AcrR family transcriptional regulator — MSNQSVSRPARGPAKPRTPRSPEARQRQQDILAIAMDAFAARGYNNASLAEIADRVGLTQAGVLHYFRSKALLLTSVLELRDQRDIEHLGPDRPQGLDFLRHLVDTALRNAEREGIVRLYAVLSAESVTDDHPAQDYFRDRYHGLRAFVADALREACAPPAGRADLTDNAANAIIAVMDGLQVQWLLSPESVDMAASTDLVVTSLLATLDPERFGPHAAG, encoded by the coding sequence GTGAGCAACCAGTCAGTGAGCAGGCCGGCGCGCGGTCCGGCCAAGCCCCGTACACCGCGCAGCCCGGAAGCCCGGCAGCGGCAGCAGGACATCCTGGCCATCGCCATGGACGCCTTCGCCGCCCGTGGTTACAACAACGCCTCGCTCGCCGAGATCGCGGACCGGGTCGGTCTCACGCAGGCGGGGGTGCTGCACTACTTCCGCTCCAAGGCCCTTCTGCTCACGAGCGTGCTCGAACTGCGGGACCAGCGGGACATCGAGCACCTGGGTCCCGACCGCCCTCAGGGGCTGGACTTCCTGCGCCACCTGGTGGACACCGCACTGCGCAACGCGGAGCGCGAGGGCATCGTCCGGCTGTACGCGGTGCTCTCGGCGGAGTCCGTCACCGACGACCACCCCGCCCAGGACTACTTCCGCGACCGTTACCACGGGCTGCGCGCCTTCGTCGCCGACGCGCTGCGCGAGGCCTGCGCACCGCCCGCCGGCCGGGCGGACCTGACCGACAACGCGGCCAACGCCATCATCGCGGTCATGGACGGTCTGCAGGTCCAGTGGCTCCTGTCGCCGGAATCCGTGGACATGGCGGCGTCGACCGATCTCGTGGTCACCTCACTGCTGGCGACGCTCGACCCCGAGCGCTTCGGGCCGCACGCCGCCGGCTGA
- a CDS encoding RICIN domain-containing protein yields MPTSTRPRSGARAAVAALALAVAALGVHGAAGTARAADPAAQVWVTTPDGSKKLSPDGTVPFTGTPQAVDIRIDAADKGQRFTGAGASVTGASAHLLQSLPQAQRTTVLRSLFSTEGDGIGLNYLRQPLGSTDFDANADAYTYEDTRGAFSIGRDRSQIVPVLKQATAINPAIRFMGSPWSPPAWMKTNNSLNGGSLRPEHYLAYADYLVKAIRAYGQEGIALTDLTAQNEPEFATSYPSMSMTPTQQADFLRVLDGALTAANLPTNILAYDHNWDHPNYPLDVFARTGGIQRIIGAAFHCYGGAPAAQKQIADAGKRVFFTECSGTDSANPATTFGDTLTWHAENLVVRNMRNGGETVINWNLALDRDGGPHQGHCTNRCNGVVEIDGGRVTRNAEFYVLGHVSKFVEAGATRIGSTSQGAGGVQNVAFQNSDGSRAAVVVNTGSGAQRFSLTDNGKSLAYTLPAGAVATFAWDGSGGTTEPPAGSIDPAAWYQVRNAGSGACLDAADWGTANGTAPQQWACGTGANQSWQFRPTDGGRYQVVNRHNAKVWDVDGGSGATADGTRVHLWSYEGGLNQQWRPEALGGGQYRFVARHSGKCLGVDNSSTADGARLSQQSCSGSPAQAFTLTR; encoded by the coding sequence ATGCCAACCTCCACTCGCCCGCGTTCCGGAGCGCGCGCGGCAGTCGCCGCGCTGGCCCTCGCCGTGGCCGCACTCGGCGTCCACGGCGCCGCTGGAACCGCCCGGGCGGCCGACCCGGCCGCACAGGTGTGGGTCACCACTCCGGACGGCTCCAAGAAGCTCAGCCCGGACGGAACCGTCCCCTTCACCGGGACCCCGCAGGCGGTCGACATCCGTATCGACGCCGCGGACAAGGGCCAGAGGTTCACCGGCGCGGGGGCCTCGGTGACGGGCGCGTCCGCCCATCTCCTCCAGAGCCTCCCCCAGGCTCAGCGCACCACGGTGTTGCGGTCGCTCTTCTCCACGGAGGGCGACGGCATCGGGCTCAACTACCTGCGCCAGCCGCTGGGAAGCACCGATTTCGACGCGAACGCCGACGCGTACACGTACGAGGACACCCGGGGAGCCTTCTCCATCGGCCGGGACCGGAGCCAGATCGTCCCGGTCCTGAAGCAGGCCACCGCCATCAACCCGGCCATCCGGTTCATGGGCTCGCCCTGGTCGCCGCCGGCCTGGATGAAGACCAACAACTCGCTCAACGGCGGAAGTCTGCGGCCCGAGCACTATCTGGCGTACGCCGACTACCTGGTCAAGGCGATCAGGGCGTACGGCCAGGAGGGCATCGCCCTCACCGACCTCACGGCGCAGAACGAGCCGGAATTCGCGACCAGTTACCCGTCCATGAGCATGACCCCGACCCAACAGGCCGACTTCCTGCGGGTCCTGGACGGGGCGCTCACCGCGGCGAACCTGCCGACCAACATCCTGGCGTACGACCACAACTGGGACCATCCGAACTATCCGCTCGACGTCTTCGCACGGACGGGCGGCATCCAGCGGATCATCGGCGCCGCGTTCCACTGCTACGGCGGAGCACCCGCGGCCCAGAAGCAGATCGCGGACGCCGGGAAGCGGGTCTTCTTCACGGAGTGCTCCGGCACCGACAGCGCGAACCCGGCGACGACGTTCGGCGACACGCTCACGTGGCACGCCGAGAACCTCGTGGTGCGGAACATGCGCAACGGCGGAGAGACGGTCATCAACTGGAACCTCGCCCTCGACCGGGACGGCGGCCCCCACCAGGGTCACTGCACCAACCGCTGCAACGGCGTCGTGGAGATCGACGGAGGCCGGGTCACCCGCAACGCCGAGTTCTACGTCCTCGGCCATGTCTCCAAGTTCGTCGAGGCGGGCGCGACGCGGATCGGCTCGACCAGCCAGGGCGCCGGCGGGGTACAGAACGTCGCCTTCCAGAACAGCGACGGCAGCCGCGCGGCCGTGGTCGTCAACACCGGTTCCGGAGCGCAGCGGTTCTCGCTGACCGACAACGGCAAGTCGCTCGCGTACACCCTGCCCGCCGGGGCCGTCGCCACCTTCGCCTGGGACGGGAGCGGCGGTACGACGGAGCCGCCCGCGGGCTCCATCGACCCCGCCGCGTGGTATCAGGTGCGGAACGCCGGCAGCGGGGCCTGCCTCGACGCGGCCGACTGGGGTACGGCCAACGGCACCGCGCCCCAGCAGTGGGCCTGCGGGACCGGGGCCAACCAGAGCTGGCAGTTCCGGCCGACCGACGGCGGCCGCTACCAGGTGGTGAACCGGCACAACGCGAAGGTCTGGGACGTCGACGGCGGTTCCGGGGCCACCGCCGACGGCACCAGGGTCCATCTGTGGTCCTACGAGGGCGGCCTCAATCAGCAGTGGCGGCCGGAGGCACTGGGCGGCGGGCAGTACCGCTTCGTCGCCCGCCACAGCGGCAAGTGCCTCGGGGTCGACAACTCCTCGACGGCCGATGGGGCCAGGCTGTCCCAGCAGTCCTGCTCCGGCTCCCCGGCCCAGGCGTTCACCCTGACCCGCTGA
- the yhfZ gene encoding GntR family transcriptional regulator YhfZ, with protein sequence MNDLDDRLLTRNGLAARQLAVLLLHHEPDTRLPRVRDFAEELGCGNGTVQAALQLLEEAGAISTTARGHLGTFLVRSDRTVLWRLSGLGTLLAAMPLPYSRRYEGLATGLRSAFEEAGAPFAITFMRGAGARTAALLEGKVDLVVLSRFAADQLIAEHPVELVADLGPATYVGAHGMLVRHGADLAAPGLRVAIDHASEDLRMLVERVFAGREDIEWREASYMQLHDLFARNEVDATVWNLDEAQDRLGLGVDVVPLGDEVTRELALRNSTAAVIGRTEGAKALAAVRESLDLSTVTRLQSEVLRGERVPSY encoded by the coding sequence GTGAACGACCTCGACGACCGCCTCCTCACGCGCAACGGCCTCGCCGCCCGGCAGCTGGCCGTCCTGCTCCTGCACCACGAGCCGGACACCCGGCTGCCCCGCGTGCGGGACTTCGCCGAGGAGCTGGGCTGCGGGAACGGAACCGTCCAGGCTGCCCTCCAGCTACTGGAGGAGGCCGGGGCGATCTCCACGACCGCCCGCGGCCACCTGGGGACCTTCCTGGTCCGCTCCGACCGCACCGTCCTGTGGCGGCTGTCCGGCCTCGGCACCCTGCTCGCGGCCATGCCGCTCCCCTACTCCCGCAGGTACGAGGGGCTCGCGACCGGACTGCGCAGCGCCTTCGAGGAGGCGGGCGCACCGTTCGCGATCACCTTCATGCGGGGCGCCGGGGCCCGCACGGCCGCCCTGCTGGAGGGAAAGGTCGACCTGGTGGTGCTGTCGCGCTTCGCCGCCGACCAGCTGATCGCCGAGCATCCGGTGGAGCTGGTGGCCGACCTCGGCCCCGCCACCTACGTCGGCGCGCACGGCATGCTCGTACGGCACGGGGCGGACCTGGCGGCGCCGGGGCTCCGGGTGGCGATCGACCACGCCTCGGAGGATCTGCGCATGCTCGTGGAGCGGGTGTTCGCCGGCCGGGAGGACATCGAGTGGCGGGAGGCCTCCTACATGCAGCTGCACGACCTGTTCGCACGGAACGAGGTGGACGCGACCGTCTGGAACCTCGACGAGGCGCAGGACCGGCTCGGGCTCGGCGTCGACGTGGTGCCGCTCGGCGACGAGGTCACCCGGGAGCTGGCGCTGCGCAACTCCACCGCCGCCGTGATCGGGCGGACCGAGGGAGCGAAGGCGCTCGCCGCGGTCCGCGAGTCGCTCGACCTGTCGACGGTGACGCGGCTGCAGAGTGAGGTGCTGCGGGGGGAACGCGTCCCCTCGTACTGA
- a CDS encoding PRD domain-containing protein, with product MDDQLALRIQLFREGGQVKPGVADFVAAELAALEAEGHLVTEATAGMLTSHLMMAIGRLLNGEPIEQFLTDDQVAAELADHPEAVARAREVAARAERELGAALPRSEINFLGMHLAVLARQSPPASTP from the coding sequence ATGGACGACCAGCTCGCACTGCGGATCCAGCTGTTCCGCGAAGGCGGTCAGGTCAAACCCGGGGTGGCCGACTTCGTCGCCGCGGAACTCGCCGCCCTGGAAGCCGAGGGGCATCTCGTCACCGAGGCGACGGCGGGCATGCTGACCAGCCATCTGATGATGGCCATCGGCCGTCTGCTGAACGGTGAGCCGATCGAGCAGTTCCTCACCGACGACCAGGTCGCCGCCGAACTGGCGGACCATCCGGAAGCGGTCGCCCGCGCCCGCGAGGTCGCCGCACGGGCCGAGCGGGAGCTGGGGGCCGCTCTCCCGCGATCCGAGATCAACTTCCTCGGCATGCACCTGGCCGTACTGGCGCGGCAGTCGCCGCCCGCCTCCACGCCCTGA
- a CDS encoding DUF2620 domain-containing protein, translated as MTKILTGGVGKVEVTQAIGSLGIDSLDVVPSSDMDAAMKLRAGQADYYLGTCHTGAGASLGVLVGLLGSASCHTFGRSVPTEETITALLADGKKAFGFSMDQIDVIAPLMARAIAARG; from the coding sequence ATGACGAAGATCCTCACCGGTGGAGTCGGCAAGGTCGAGGTCACCCAGGCCATCGGCAGCCTCGGCATCGACTCCCTCGACGTCGTCCCCTCCAGCGACATGGACGCCGCGATGAAGCTGCGGGCCGGCCAGGCCGACTACTACCTGGGCACCTGCCACACCGGCGCCGGCGCGTCGCTGGGCGTGCTCGTGGGGCTCCTGGGCAGCGCCTCCTGCCACACCTTCGGCCGGAGCGTCCCCACCGAGGAGACGATCACCGCCCTGCTCGCCGACGGCAAGAAGGCCTTCGGCTTCTCGATGGACCAGATCGACGTCATCGCCCCGCTGATGGCCCGCGCCATCGCGGCCCGCGGCTGA
- a CDS encoding YhfT family protein produces MSTTLAAGAELDFSLAQQLTVIALCALTAFIAHMALAVFNDGVRPFLLDFIQGRTTRSATTAVSFGLSAGFIFGLGAPMALSTGVLNPWLLFLPTDILGMLSPKKWLAPILGGAWGAVVVFGLNGANNVAHDLPVDFLTAMQQMSTPILFLFTLFPVLAITKQFGRRWGGVAGVLELALVVLTTKLWPDMFAGALAMAVGVLMLIGLAVSKDLRQRRADRAAGVVEEVTGDDPMASLFSASATRLRKYLPLFMLLGAGVCVLAQMHVFGGGEATSFLIAKGQYAEAAQVDFYRVFGFIPLIATTALASGAYGIAGFTLVYPIGYLMPNPFLAAVVGALVFAVEVLALSWIGKVLGKLPSVRDSSEHLRSAIGDTLQLAILFGSLMAANAMGGGLGILVVGGLYLLNESMGRPVVRMAAAPAAVIVGGVLLNVLYWLDLFTPVKG; encoded by the coding sequence GTGAGCACCACTCTCGCCGCCGGCGCGGAACTCGACTTCTCGCTGGCCCAGCAACTGACCGTGATAGCCCTCTGCGCGCTCACGGCGTTCATCGCGCACATGGCGCTGGCCGTCTTCAACGACGGCGTGCGCCCCTTCCTGCTGGACTTCATCCAGGGGCGCACCACCCGCAGCGCGACGACGGCCGTCTCCTTCGGGCTCTCCGCCGGGTTCATCTTCGGGCTCGGCGCGCCGATGGCCCTGTCCACCGGTGTGCTGAACCCGTGGCTGCTCTTCCTGCCCACGGACATCCTCGGGATGCTGTCACCGAAGAAGTGGCTCGCCCCGATCCTCGGCGGCGCGTGGGGCGCGGTGGTCGTCTTCGGACTGAACGGCGCCAACAACGTCGCCCATGACCTGCCGGTCGACTTCCTGACCGCGATGCAGCAGATGTCGACGCCGATCCTGTTCCTGTTCACGCTCTTCCCCGTGCTCGCCATCACCAAGCAGTTCGGCCGCAGGTGGGGCGGCGTCGCGGGCGTCCTCGAACTGGCCCTGGTCGTCCTGACGACGAAGCTGTGGCCCGACATGTTCGCCGGGGCGCTGGCCATGGCGGTGGGCGTGCTGATGCTCATCGGCCTCGCCGTCTCCAAGGACCTGCGGCAGCGCCGGGCCGACCGGGCGGCGGGCGTCGTGGAGGAGGTGACCGGGGACGACCCGATGGCGTCCCTCTTCAGCGCCAGCGCGACCCGGCTGCGGAAGTACCTGCCGCTGTTCATGCTGCTGGGCGCGGGCGTGTGCGTCCTCGCCCAGATGCACGTGTTCGGCGGCGGCGAGGCGACCAGCTTCCTGATCGCGAAGGGGCAGTACGCCGAGGCGGCGCAGGTCGACTTCTACCGGGTCTTCGGCTTCATCCCGCTGATCGCCACGACCGCGCTGGCCTCCGGCGCGTACGGCATCGCGGGCTTCACCCTGGTGTACCCCATCGGGTACCTCATGCCGAACCCCTTCCTGGCCGCCGTCGTCGGTGCGCTCGTGTTCGCCGTCGAGGTGCTGGCCCTCTCCTGGATCGGCAAGGTGCTCGGCAAGCTGCCGAGCGTCCGGGACTCCTCGGAGCACCTGCGCAGCGCCATCGGGGACACCCTCCAGCTCGCGATCCTGTTCGGCTCGCTGATGGCCGCCAACGCCATGGGCGGCGGGCTCGGCATCCTCGTCGTCGGCGGGCTCTACCTGCTGAACGAGTCGATGGGCCGGCCCGTCGTGAGGATGGCCGCGGCCCCGGCGGCCGTGATCGTCGGCGGTGTCCTCCTCAACGTCCTCTACTGGCTCGACCTGTTCACCCCGGTCAAGGGCTGA
- a CDS encoding phosphotriesterase produces MNHPAPHTLRTVTGELRAASVRGPALAHEHLVLDLDRVGDGAAVLGPERHAAAVAAELAALRAEYGLALVVELTCRGMGRDIRALSRIARETGVAVVAATGWYYEPFHTPEIDALDVAALTGVLVREIEDGVDGSGVRPGVLGEIGSHGDVPTAAEGKVLRAAARAALATGLSVATHAQLGRGGLAQLELLTGEGLPAHRVSIGHQDLLDDPGVHRELAASGAYVAFDTVGKTAYRSDGARLRLLLALLEAGHADRALLSCDISRHGYLRDEGGQGYGHLFASFLPRLRAAGADDDLIDLLTRRNPVRFLTGATVEEN; encoded by the coding sequence ATGAACCACCCCGCACCGCACACCCTGCGCACCGTCACCGGAGAGCTCCGGGCCGCTTCGGTACGCGGCCCCGCCCTCGCCCACGAGCACCTCGTCCTCGATCTGGACCGGGTGGGCGACGGCGCGGCCGTCCTCGGACCGGAGCGCCACGCGGCGGCCGTGGCCGCCGAACTCGCCGCACTGCGCGCCGAGTACGGCCTCGCCCTGGTCGTCGAGCTGACCTGCCGGGGCATGGGACGTGACATCCGCGCGCTGTCCCGCATCGCCCGGGAGACCGGTGTCGCCGTCGTCGCCGCGACCGGCTGGTACTACGAGCCGTTCCACACGCCGGAGATCGACGCCCTGGACGTGGCGGCGCTCACCGGCGTCCTCGTCCGGGAGATCGAGGACGGCGTGGACGGGAGCGGCGTCCGGCCCGGCGTCCTCGGTGAGATCGGCAGCCACGGCGACGTACCCACCGCCGCCGAGGGCAAGGTGCTGCGGGCCGCCGCACGCGCGGCGCTCGCCACCGGCCTCTCCGTCGCCACCCACGCCCAGCTCGGCCGGGGCGGCCTCGCCCAGCTGGAGCTGCTCACCGGTGAGGGCCTGCCCGCCCACCGCGTGAGCATCGGGCACCAGGACCTCCTGGACGACCCCGGCGTCCACCGGGAGCTGGCGGCGAGCGGGGCGTACGTCGCCTTCGACACCGTGGGCAAGACCGCGTACCGGAGCGACGGGGCCCGGCTGCGGCTGCTGCTCGCGCTGCTGGAGGCGGGCCACGCCGACCGGGCCCTGCTCAGCTGCGACATCTCCCGCCACGGCTATCTGCGCGACGAGGGCGGCCAGGGGTACGGGCACCTCTTCGCGAGCTTCCTGCCCCGGCTGCGGGCGGCCGGGGCCGACGACGACCTGATCGACCTGCTGACCCGCCGCAATCCGGTGCGCTTCCTGACCGGCGCGACCGTGGAGGAGAACTGA